In Macadamia integrifolia cultivar HAES 741 chromosome 1, SCU_Mint_v3, whole genome shotgun sequence, a single window of DNA contains:
- the LOC122074984 gene encoding uncharacterized protein LOC122074984 produces the protein MGDMFIATSLGVSSAGRLWMVTGASNILGSNFTSLARVKVLAGFQMSNPDSSENEPVMLEDANIPGGEKVLEKLQGCVLLAQEEKALAAATEAVKTAMRNLLIKKHYSVDKRKLRKKRINDRKLKQ, from the coding sequence ATGGGAGACATGTTTATTGCTACCAGCCTTGGCGTGAGTTCTGCAGGTCGTTTGTGGATGGTTACAGGTGCGTCCAATATCCTTGGATCGAATTTTACATCTTTGGCCCGTGTGAAGGTTCTCGCTGGTTTCCAAATGAGCAACCCAGACTCCAGTGAGAATGAGCCTGTCATGCTGGAAGATGCTAACATTCCAGGGGGAGAGAAAGTGCTTGAAAAGTTACAGGGATGTGTATTACTTGCACAAGAGGAGAAGGCATTGGCGGCAGCCACAGAGGCTGTGAAGACAGCAATGcgtaatttattaattaaaaagcACTATTCAGTGGATAAACGAAaattgaggaagaagagaataaatgatagaaagctCAAACAATAG